One Spinacia oleracea cultivar Varoflay chromosome 4, BTI_SOV_V1, whole genome shotgun sequence DNA segment encodes these proteins:
- the LOC110802653 gene encoding NAC domain-containing protein 2 yields MMSDELVLPPGFRFHPTDEELVVHYLCRKCASQRISVPIIAEIDLYKFDPWQLPGMALYGEKEWYFFSPRDRKYPNGSRPNRAAGTGYWKATGADKPIGKPKTLGIKKALVFYAGKAPKGVKTNWIMHEYRLANVDRSAGKRTNLRLDDWVLCRIYNKKGVIEKDFIDQKPKPMSMPTSITQYPEFEDQKPVISTLGQTGPMGYNMTTTSPIPQPKNDLMHFDTSDSVPRCHTDTSGSNHVASPEFMCDKEVQSDPKWNELEKNLDFPSFNYMEPFPDDPFTSTAQFHNDQMGNYQDIFMLLR; encoded by the exons ATGATGAGTGACGAATTGGTTTTGCCTCCCGGATTCCGATTCCACCCAACTGATGAGGAATTAGTGGTTCATTATTTGTGTCGAAAGTGCGCTTCTCAACGGATTTCTGTTCCTATTATTGCTGAAATTGATCTCTACAAATTCGACCCTTGGCAACTACCTg GAATGGCTTTGTACGGTGAAAAGGAGTGGTATTTCTTTTCTCCAAGGGACCGGAAATATCCAAACGGGTCAAGGCCGAATCGGGCAGCTGGAACCGGGTATTGGAAAGCAACCGGGGCGGATAAACCGATTGGAAAACCGAAAACTCTTGGAATTAAAAAGGCTTTGGTATTCTATGCCGGAAAAGCCCCTAAGGGTGTCAAGACTAATTGGATAATGCACGAATATCGCCTCGCTAATGTTGATCGCTCCGCCGGAAAGAGAACCAATCTTagg CTTGATGATTGGGTGTTATGCCGTATCTACAACAAGAAAGGGGTCATTGAGAAGGACTTCATTGATCAAAAGCCCAAGCCCATGTCTATGCCTACTTCCATTACACAGTATCCCGAATTCGAGGATCAAAAGCCCGTGATTTCAACACTCGGACAAACCGGGCCCATGGGCTACAACATGACGACTACATCGCCGATACCTCAGCCGAAGAACGACCTGATGCACTTCGACACTTCGGACTCCGTTCCTCGTTGCCACACGGACACGAGCGGGTCTAACCACGTAGCCTCGCCCGAGTTTATGTGTGATAAGGAGGTCCAAAGTGATCCTAAATGGAATGAACTAGAGAAGAACCTTGATTTCCCTTCATTCAATTACATGGAACCATTTCCTGATGACCCGTTCACCTCAACGGCCCAATTCCATAATGACCAGATGGGCAATTATCAGGACATATTCATGCTTCTTCGGTAA
- the LOC110802680 gene encoding uncharacterized mitochondrial protein AtMg00810-like produces MDSEYYSEEYLASLNNVLREREPIHYGKASEDQGWMEAMKGELNAFDKNETWEMTDLLEGKKAIDSKWVYRIKFDRDGNIEKLKAKLVTRGDKQIKGKDYKHTFLPVAKFTTVRTLIALATAMNWKLEQLDINNAFFHGFLDEEVYMKPPKGYTGGKEGQVCRLKRSLYGLKQASRQWNLELTKFFIEHGYTQSKRDYSMFSKIENRKQTIVLVYVDDLLVTGDDTNEMEKLKTELDNAFTMKDLGEMRYFLGIEVSRSPKGTMLNQRKFILDILKSTWTEDCKPAKFPFPKGIKLSVDQGDLLEDPEIYRRIIGRLLYLNLTRPDISYSVQQLSQFMCEPRKPHLQAAIHVVKYLAGTIDWSLYYPADSEVKLSSFCDSDWGNCAFSSRSLTGYCVFLGKSLVSWKTKKQKTVSKSSTEAEYRCMS; encoded by the coding sequence ATGGACTCAGAATATTATTCAGAGGAATACTTAGCATCTCTGAATAATGTTTTGAGAGAAAGAGAACCAATTCACTATGGAAAAGCATCTGAAGATCAAGGGTGGATGGAAGCAATGAAGGGAGAGCTTAATGCATTTGATAAGAATGAAACATGGGAAATGACAGATTTACTAGAAGGAAAGAAGgcaatagattctaaatgggtaTATAGAATCAAATTTGACAGAGATGGGAACATAGAGAAACTCAAAGCTAAATTAGTGACAAGGGGTGATAAACAGATCAAAGGCAAAGATTACAAACATACTTTCTTACCAGTAGCTAAGTTCACTACTGTGAGAACTTTGATAGCCTTGGCAACAGCCATGAATTGGAAGTTGGAACAACTTGATATCAACAATGCCTTTTTTCATGGGTTCCTGGATGAAGAAGTGTACATGAAACCACCAAAAGGTTACACTGGAGGAAAGGAGGGGCAAGTATGTAGGCTGAAAAGAAGCTTATATGGTCTGAAGCAAGCTTCTAGGCAGTGGAATCTAGAACTGACCAAGTTCTTCATTGAGCATGGCTATACCCAATCCAAAAGAGATTACTCAATGTTCTCTAAAATTGAAAATAGAAAGCAGACAATTGTGCTTGTTTATGTTGATGATCTCCTTGTGACTGGAGATGACACAAATGAGATGGAAAAGCTTAAGACAGAACTTGACAATGCCTTCACTATGAAGGATCTTGGAGAAATGCGATATTTTCTTGGGATAGAAGTTTCAAGAAGTCCAAAAGGAACTATGTTAAATCAGAGAAAATTCATTCTTGACATACTGAAATCAACATGGACTGAGGACTGTAAACCTGCAAAGTTCCCTTTTCCCAAAGGGATCAAGTTATCAGTTGATCAAGGTGATCTCCTAGAAGATCCTGAAATATATAGAAGAATCATTGGGAGGTTATTGTACTTGAATCTGACAAGACCTGATATTTCCTATAGTGTGCAGCAGTTAAGTCAGTTCATGTGTGAACCAAGAAAACCGCATTTGCAGGCTGCTATCCATGTGGTGAAGTACTTGGCTGGTACAATTGATTGGAGTTTATACTACCCTGCTGATTCTGAAGTGAAGCTAAGCTCATTCTGTGATTCAGATTGGGGAAACTGTGCTTTTAGTTCAAGATCTCTCACTGGATACTGTGTTTTTCTAGGAAAATCACTAGTGTCTTGGAAAACAAAGAAGCAAAAGACTGTGTCAAAGTCATCAACAGAAGCAGAATATAGGTGTATGTCATAG